A window of the Natronomonas salina genome harbors these coding sequences:
- a CDS encoding fumarylacetoacetate hydrolase family protein: protein MKLATFEVETAVGPQRRVGVVDGHGALVDVTAAYAASLESAGEADPVGVAETHAPAEMRSFLARGDRALNAARDALEFVRSSDVDRGPTGGRLRFDEEEDGVRLLAPLPRPNSIRDFMAFEEHVKNSLGEEPPDVWYDVPVYYKGNPDTVVGPDATVEWPDYSNQMDYELEVAAVIGKRGSDIPVEEADDYIAGYTVFNDFSARDTQMREMQGRLGPAKGKDFANALGPYLVTADEFDLADASMTATVDGETWSEGTPGEMHHSFADIVAHVSQSEPLQPGDVLGSGTVGEGCGLELGRFLESGDRVALTVEGIGTLENTVR, encoded by the coding sequence ATGAAGCTCGCGACCTTCGAGGTCGAGACCGCGGTGGGACCGCAGCGCCGCGTCGGCGTCGTCGACGGTCACGGCGCGCTCGTGGACGTGACGGCCGCCTACGCCGCGTCGCTCGAATCGGCCGGCGAGGCCGACCCGGTCGGGGTCGCGGAGACGCACGCGCCCGCAGAGATGCGGTCGTTCCTCGCGCGGGGCGACCGCGCGCTCAACGCGGCCCGAGACGCCCTGGAGTTCGTCCGGTCGAGCGACGTCGACCGCGGCCCGACGGGCGGCCGCCTGCGCTTCGACGAGGAGGAGGACGGCGTCCGGCTGCTGGCGCCGCTGCCCCGGCCGAACTCCATCCGGGACTTCATGGCGTTCGAGGAGCACGTCAAGAACAGTCTGGGCGAGGAGCCCCCGGACGTCTGGTACGACGTCCCGGTCTACTACAAGGGCAACCCCGACACGGTCGTCGGACCGGACGCGACGGTCGAGTGGCCGGACTACTCGAACCAGATGGACTACGAACTCGAGGTCGCGGCCGTGATCGGCAAGCGCGGCAGCGACATTCCGGTTGAGGAGGCCGACGACTACATCGCCGGCTACACGGTGTTCAACGACTTCAGCGCCCGCGACACGCAGATGCGGGAGATGCAGGGTCGCCTGGGGCCGGCGAAGGGCAAGGACTTCGCGAACGCCCTCGGCCCCTACCTCGTCACCGCCGACGAGTTCGACCTGGCGGACGCGTCGATGACAGCGACGGTCGACGGCGAGACGTGGTCGGAGGGCACCCCCGGCGAGATGCACCACTCCTTCGCCGACATCGTCGCGCACGTCTCCCAGAGCGAGCCGCTGCAGCCGGGCGACGTGCTGGGCAGCGGCACCGTCGGCGAGGGCTGCGGACTCGAACTGGGGCGGTTCCTCGAGTCGGGCGATAGGGTGGCCCTGACGGTCGAGGGCATCGGGACGCTGGAGAACACGGTCCGCTAG
- a CDS encoding carboxylate--amine ligase, protein MVPAPTPGGSAIPATGTASSTAAIRSLGREGVRTLAFSELESPPGFASQYCDETTEVPDPTEDLTGYENALLELARRPDVDTVLPFREPDVYVLARNRGALAAHVGTPWPDLETLRRVQDRKLLFEAADRADVPAPVTRTLDEWPVRDGDVVVKPRYTVHAAEYADRFPVSHTQWSTTRYVSPEDRLDHEALTEAMGHVPLVQEFVPSTDEYGFFALFDRGEAVATFQHRQRRGWKYCGGPSAYRESVDIPELEAAGLRLLEELDWHGVAMVEFLRDPETGEFELMEVNPRFWLSLPFTIQAGVDFPALYWRQATGRPVESAPEYDVGVAGHLLRGEALHLHSVLADDYPLVDRPSFARTALSVAGSLLRHPRFDYLSARDPAPFVRDLVETYRIYADDSEPDTAEVPSRAPGASEGPTAKEPSEFATVGAESDD, encoded by the coding sequence ATGGTTCCCGCACCGACCCCGGGGGGATCGGCGATTCCCGCAACCGGAACCGCGAGTAGCACCGCAGCCATCCGGTCGCTCGGCCGCGAGGGCGTCCGCACCCTCGCCTTCTCCGAACTGGAGTCTCCGCCGGGCTTCGCCTCGCAGTACTGCGACGAGACGACCGAGGTCCCCGACCCCACCGAGGACCTGACCGGGTACGAGAACGCCCTCCTCGAACTCGCCCGCCGCCCCGACGTCGACACCGTCCTGCCCTTCCGCGAACCCGACGTCTACGTCCTGGCCCGCAACAGGGGCGCCCTCGCCGCCCACGTCGGGACGCCCTGGCCGGACCTCGAGACGCTCCGTCGGGTCCAGGACCGCAAACTGCTCTTCGAGGCCGCCGACCGCGCCGACGTCCCGGCGCCGGTCACGCGGACCCTCGACGAGTGGCCCGTCCGGGACGGCGACGTCGTCGTCAAGCCCCGATACACCGTCCACGCCGCCGAGTACGCCGACCGCTTCCCCGTCAGCCACACCCAGTGGAGCACCACCAGGTACGTCTCGCCGGAGGACCGCCTCGACCACGAGGCGCTCACGGAGGCGATGGGCCACGTCCCGCTCGTCCAGGAGTTCGTCCCGTCGACCGACGAGTACGGGTTCTTCGCGCTGTTCGACCGCGGCGAGGCGGTCGCCACCTTCCAGCACCGCCAGCGCCGCGGCTGGAAGTACTGTGGCGGTCCGAGCGCCTACCGCGAGTCGGTCGACATCCCGGAACTCGAGGCCGCCGGGCTGCGGCTCCTCGAAGAACTGGACTGGCACGGCGTCGCCATGGTCGAGTTCCTCCGCGACCCCGAGACCGGCGAGTTCGAGCTGATGGAGGTCAACCCCCGGTTCTGGTTGTCGCTGCCCTTCACGATCCAGGCCGGCGTCGACTTCCCGGCTCTCTACTGGCGGCAGGCGACCGGGCGGCCGGTCGAGTCGGCCCCCGAGTACGACGTCGGCGTCGCCGGCCACCTGCTCCGCGGCGAGGCCCTCCACCTGCACAGCGTCCTCGCCGACGACTACCCGCTGGTCGACCGACCGTCGTTCGCGAGGACCGCCCTCTCGGTGGCGGGGTCGCTGCTCCGCCACCCCCGCTTCGACTACCTCAGCGCTCGCGACCCGGCGCCGTTCGTCAGGGACCTCGTCGAGACCTACCGCATCTACGCCGACGACTCGGAGCCGGATACCGCCGAAGTTCCGTCGAGGGCGCCCGGGGCGTCCGAGGGACCGACGGCGAAGGAGCCGAGCGAGTTCGCGACGGTCGGCGCGGAGTCCGACGACTGA
- a CDS encoding HVO_0476 family zinc finger protein, with translation MSQQRVAVRCPSCSPGAETAHEVLNEGGQATVRCGECSHVHKTTIQEESRVDRRVIVSQEDESTEARIDIPPAEELSTGDEFLVETDEAILTARVTSLELTDGSRADEASAEDVKTLWTRAVGNVAVNLTLHPKDGGHDETRSVKIQVPGDEKFVVGEVQEYGGEEFTVERILVRDDATNYHREGYDHDGDFALAKDCKRVYARDENAQQRAWSGW, from the coding sequence ATGAGTCAACAGCGCGTCGCGGTCCGCTGTCCGTCCTGCTCGCCGGGGGCGGAGACCGCCCACGAGGTCCTCAACGAGGGCGGACAGGCGACCGTCCGGTGCGGGGAGTGTAGCCACGTCCACAAGACGACCATCCAGGAGGAGTCCCGGGTCGACCGCCGGGTCATCGTCTCCCAGGAGGACGAGTCGACGGAGGCGCGGATCGACATCCCGCCGGCCGAGGAGCTGTCGACGGGTGACGAGTTCCTCGTCGAGACCGACGAGGCCATCCTGACGGCGCGGGTCACGTCCCTGGAGCTCACCGACGGCTCGCGGGCCGACGAGGCGTCCGCCGAGGACGTCAAGACGCTGTGGACCCGCGCGGTCGGCAACGTCGCGGTGAACCTGACGCTGCACCCGAAGGACGGCGGCCACGATGAGACGCGGAGCGTGAAGATCCAGGTGCCGGGCGACGAGAAGTTCGTCGTCGGCGAAGTCCAGGAGTACGGCGGCGAGGAGTTCACCGTCGAGCGCATCCTCGTCCGCGACGACGCCACGAACTACCACCGCGAGGGGTACGACCACGACGGCGACTTCGCGCTGGCGAAGGACTGCAAGCGCGTGTACGCACGCGACGAGAACGCACAGCAGCGGGCGTGGTCCGGGTGGTGA
- a CDS encoding Ig-like domain-containing protein gives MSEHRFRDDRRGIEGLPIRLVIALVVGVASLSVMMSMLSSISGLAVTELDVRPEPEVVEPGDRTVEVTVVDPEGRGVAGATVVARGGSARLDGVETATTGENGTAELTLSPELAANQRDGTVEFDVKPPAGSEYADERENTALLVVESR, from the coding sequence ATGTCCGAACACCGGTTCCGCGACGACCGGCGGGGTATCGAGGGGTTGCCGATCCGGCTGGTCATCGCGCTCGTCGTCGGCGTCGCCAGCCTCTCGGTGATGATGAGCATGCTCTCGAGCATCTCCGGGCTCGCGGTCACCGAACTCGACGTCCGCCCCGAGCCAGAGGTGGTCGAACCCGGCGACCGCACCGTCGAGGTGACCGTCGTCGACCCCGAGGGCCGGGGCGTCGCCGGCGCGACGGTCGTCGCCCGCGGCGGGTCGGCGCGGCTCGACGGGGTCGAGACCGCGACGACCGGCGAGAACGGCACGGCGGAACTGACGCTGTCGCCGGAACTCGCGGCGAACCAGCGGGACGGCACCGTCGAGTTCGACGTCAAGCCGCCGGCCGGTAGCGAGTACGCCGACGAGCGGGAGAACACGGCGCTGCTCGTCGTCGAATCGCGGTGA
- a CDS encoding cyclase family protein, with amino-acid sequence MFQDATLVDLSIGIEDGAASEPDPASIDRMDHREGAEWLAQNLQAMGQDVEADDFPDGTSLAWEEVHAITHTATHMDAPYHYGAESGGEPARTIDEVPLEWGLGEAVVLDVRHLDAGAEIGVDDVEGALDDLDHELSEGEIVLIQTGADELWGSAEYLTQFPGMGREATLWLVERGVRVIGTDAYGFDKPFLEMGRRFEETGDPGELWPAHLAGREREYCQIEKMANLDELPRKTNVPLVAFPIVVEDGSAGWVRPVAVFEEGAA; translated from the coding sequence ATGTTCCAGGACGCGACGCTCGTCGACCTCAGCATCGGCATCGAGGACGGGGCGGCGAGCGAACCCGACCCCGCGAGCATCGACCGGATGGACCACCGCGAGGGCGCCGAGTGGCTGGCCCAGAACCTGCAGGCGATGGGCCAGGACGTCGAGGCCGACGACTTCCCGGACGGCACGTCGCTGGCCTGGGAGGAGGTCCACGCGATCACGCACACGGCCACCCACATGGACGCGCCGTACCACTACGGCGCCGAGAGCGGCGGCGAGCCGGCGCGGACCATCGACGAGGTGCCCCTGGAGTGGGGCCTCGGCGAGGCGGTCGTCCTCGACGTGCGCCACCTCGACGCCGGTGCGGAGATCGGCGTCGACGACGTCGAGGGCGCGCTCGACGACCTCGACCACGAGCTCTCCGAGGGCGAGATCGTCCTGATCCAGACCGGCGCCGACGAGCTGTGGGGGTCGGCGGAGTACCTGACGCAGTTCCCCGGGATGGGCCGGGAGGCGACCCTGTGGCTGGTCGAGCGGGGCGTCCGGGTCATCGGCACGGACGCCTACGGCTTCGACAAGCCGTTCCTCGAGATGGGTCGGCGGTTCGAGGAGACCGGCGACCCCGGGGAGCTGTGGCCGGCGCACCTCGCGGGTCGCGAGCGGGAGTACTGCCAGATCGAGAAGATGGCGAACCTCGACGAGCTGCCGCGGAAGACGAACGTACCGCTGGTGGCGTTCCCGATCGTCGTCGAGGACGGGAGCGCCGGCTGGGTGCGCCCGGTCGCCGTCTTCGAGGAGGGGGCAGCATGA
- a CDS encoding SAM-dependent methyltransferase — protein sequence MPTQDRSEPGWRGIALPWAARRCGALEALATSSGTPEDIAEATGVDEDAAERLVAALESEGFLARVGDEYEPTNRLLGFLTKTDLRSIGRLPAELDAFDRWVALPGTVAGKAPPEPPDALRNRLGREAAADETRVRSEVTTAVYAAPDGERVVVVGDGPGRRAVEFHERGWDVTLLDSEARIDAVEPLLRREAVELRGGDPTDLPDCDLAVFVGTLSERDADGARAVVEAAGRASPAAVFLDAFHGETDGAALADVDRLATGAGRVHDAETVRSWVADSFGDAAMEPVPGSPMSAAVGRAIQ from the coding sequence ATGCCCACCCAGGACCGCTCCGAGCCGGGGTGGCGCGGAATCGCGCTCCCGTGGGCCGCCCGGCGCTGCGGCGCCCTAGAGGCACTGGCGACGAGTTCGGGCACGCCTGAGGACATCGCCGAAGCGACGGGCGTCGACGAGGACGCGGCGGAACGGCTCGTCGCCGCACTCGAATCCGAGGGGTTCCTCGCCCGCGTCGGCGACGAGTACGAACCGACGAACCGGCTGCTCGGCTTCCTGACGAAGACCGACCTCCGCTCGATCGGTCGGCTCCCGGCCGAACTCGACGCCTTCGACCGGTGGGTCGCCCTCCCTGGGACGGTGGCCGGCAAGGCGCCGCCGGAGCCGCCCGACGCGCTCCGGAACCGGCTCGGCCGAGAAGCGGCGGCCGACGAGACGCGCGTCCGCTCGGAGGTGACGACGGCCGTCTACGCCGCCCCGGACGGCGAGCGCGTCGTCGTGGTCGGCGACGGTCCCGGCAGGCGCGCCGTCGAGTTCCACGAGCGCGGGTGGGACGTGACGCTGCTCGATTCCGAGGCGCGGATCGACGCGGTCGAACCCCTGCTCCGCCGTGAGGCCGTCGAGTTGCGCGGCGGTGACCCCACCGACCTGCCGGACTGCGACCTCGCGGTCTTCGTCGGGACGCTCTCGGAACGCGACGCCGACGGCGCGCGGGCAGTCGTGGAGGCGGCCGGTCGGGCGTCGCCGGCCGCGGTCTTCCTGGACGCGTTCCACGGGGAGACCGACGGCGCGGCGCTGGCGGACGTCGACCGGCTCGCGACCGGTGCCGGACGCGTCCACGACGCCGAGACGGTACGGTCGTGGGTGGCCGATTCCTTCGGCGACGCGGCGATGGAACCCGTACCCGGGAGCCCGATGTCGGCGGCCGTCGGGCGCGCGATTCAATAG
- a CDS encoding HalX domain-containing protein has protein sequence MTEDTQTVLVVDDERDLADLYAAWLESDYEVRTAYGGEGAIEALDESVDVALIDRLMPTISGDEVLEYVRSEGYECRVAMVTAVEPDFDIIEMGFDEYIVKPIRHGDLTEVVESLVSRSTYDRQLQEFFALASKRAALQSQKSAHELDESEAYADLEVELEELRDELHRTTEQLSVRDLEVELRQLNADGSPNAAGRSI, from the coding sequence ATGACCGAAGATACACAGACGGTGCTGGTCGTCGACGACGAGCGGGACCTCGCGGACCTCTATGCGGCCTGGCTCGAGAGCGACTACGAGGTGCGGACGGCCTACGGGGGCGAGGGCGCGATCGAGGCACTCGACGAGTCGGTCGACGTCGCGTTGATCGACCGGCTGATGCCGACCATCTCCGGCGACGAGGTGCTCGAGTACGTCCGCAGCGAGGGCTACGAGTGCCGCGTCGCGATGGTGACCGCCGTCGAGCCCGACTTCGACATCATCGAGATGGGGTTCGACGAGTACATCGTCAAGCCGATCCGCCACGGCGACCTCACCGAGGTCGTCGAGTCGCTCGTCTCGCGGTCCACCTACGACCGCCAGCTCCAGGAGTTCTTCGCGCTGGCCTCGAAGCGGGCGGCGCTGCAGTCCCAGAAGAGCGCCCACGAACTCGACGAGAGCGAGGCCTACGCCGACCTCGAAGTCGAGCTCGAGGAGCTCCGCGACGAGCTCCACCGGACGACAGAGCAGCTCTCCGTCCGCGACCTCGAGGTCGAGCTCCGGCAGCTGAACGCCGACGGCTCGCCGAACGCCGCCGGCCGGTCGATCTAG
- a CDS encoding protein-L-isoaspartate(D-aspartate) O-methyltransferase gives MFGRDSGPDDFETRRERMVEGLAESGRVERPETIEALKTVPRHEFVPESRRESAYADRPLPIGNDQTVSAPHMVGIMCDLLELSPGDQVLEIGTGCGYHAAVTAEIVGDGNVYSVEYHADLAEDARRRLDRLGYDVNVRVGDGHAGWPEHAPFDAAYLTCAAPELPDRVVDQLRVGGVVLAPIGRGRQTLVRATKTDDGLRREDHGAVRFVPMQGGE, from the coding sequence ATGTTCGGACGCGACTCCGGTCCCGACGACTTCGAGACCCGACGCGAGCGGATGGTCGAGGGGCTCGCCGAGTCCGGCCGCGTCGAGCGACCGGAGACCATCGAGGCGCTGAAGACGGTCCCGAGACACGAGTTCGTCCCGGAATCCCGCCGCGAGAGCGCCTACGCCGACCGGCCGCTGCCCATCGGCAACGACCAGACCGTCTCGGCACCGCACATGGTCGGCATCATGTGCGACCTTCTGGAACTCTCGCCGGGCGACCAGGTCCTCGAGATCGGCACGGGCTGCGGCTACCACGCCGCCGTCACCGCCGAGATCGTCGGCGACGGCAACGTCTACAGCGTCGAGTACCACGCCGACCTCGCGGAGGACGCCCGGCGCCGGCTCGACCGCCTCGGCTACGACGTCAACGTCCGCGTCGGCGACGGCCACGCGGGCTGGCCCGAGCACGCCCCCTTCGACGCGGCGTACCTCACCTGCGCGGCCCCGGAGCTGCCGGACCGGGTCGTCGACCAGCTCCGCGTCGGCGGCGTCGTCCTCGCCCCGATCGGTCGCGGCCGACAGACGCTCGTCAGGGCGACGAAGACGGACGACGGCCTGCGCCGCGAGGACCACGGCGCCGTCCGGTTCGTCCCGATGCAGGGCGGGGAGTGA
- a CDS encoding DUF389 domain-containing protein, with product MRLIEIFVPSDDRVAIESALDEMGVEYLFVDEVGSRDGSVANIPVPGGAVETVLEQLYDAGLDEDTYTVVTDVERANIPNVEELTDRYVEGPKGDRGASHPEIRERAEDLKPEFATYVAFAALSAIVAVGGLLLDSAIVIVGAMVIAPFAGSTLSASVGTVIGDRGMVIESARAQVVGLLVAFVGAILMSLLLRQAGFVPGSLVVARVEQVSVFLTPNLLTVVIAIAAGLAGALALATDLPVSIAGVAVAAAIVPAASAAGIGVVWGEPLMVLGAIVLLLMNIVFINLSAYVALVSLGYRSSVIRSLREDFVVSPRTGGYALLVVLFAVVVALTAAGTYQHVAFEQDVNQEVQATMDDPAYSSLDLGTVQTDYNHMNVLSSDISVTVTVTRSTDAAYEDLDETLQTRISEATGRPVTVNVQFQDVERAEPDPSETRSSSLVARLFDRLGAFGQRVTREVGASSV from the coding sequence GTGCGGCTCATAGAGATTTTCGTCCCCAGTGACGACCGGGTAGCCATCGAGTCGGCCCTCGACGAGATGGGCGTCGAGTACCTCTTCGTCGACGAGGTCGGTTCCCGGGACGGATCGGTCGCGAACATCCCAGTCCCCGGCGGTGCGGTGGAGACGGTCCTCGAGCAACTGTACGACGCCGGCCTCGACGAGGACACCTACACCGTCGTGACGGACGTCGAACGGGCCAACATCCCCAACGTCGAGGAGCTGACCGACCGCTACGTCGAGGGACCGAAGGGCGACCGTGGCGCCTCCCACCCGGAGATCCGGGAGCGGGCGGAGGACCTCAAACCCGAGTTCGCGACCTACGTCGCCTTCGCGGCGCTGAGCGCCATCGTCGCGGTCGGCGGCCTCCTGCTGGACTCCGCGATCGTCATCGTCGGCGCGATGGTGATCGCGCCGTTCGCGGGCTCGACGCTGTCGGCGAGCGTCGGGACGGTCATCGGCGACCGGGGGATGGTCATCGAGAGCGCGCGGGCGCAGGTCGTCGGGCTGCTCGTCGCCTTCGTCGGCGCGATACTGATGAGCCTCCTCCTCCGACAGGCCGGGTTCGTCCCGGGGTCGCTGGTCGTGGCCCGCGTCGAGCAGGTGAGCGTCTTCCTCACGCCGAACCTCCTGACGGTGGTGATCGCGATCGCCGCCGGCCTCGCCGGCGCGCTGGCGCTGGCGACGGACCTCCCCGTCTCCATCGCCGGGGTCGCGGTCGCGGCGGCGATCGTTCCCGCGGCGTCGGCGGCGGGCATCGGCGTCGTCTGGGGCGAGCCCCTGATGGTCCTCGGGGCGATCGTCCTGCTTCTGATGAACATCGTGTTCATCAACCTCTCGGCGTACGTCGCGCTCGTCTCGCTGGGCTACCGGTCGTCGGTCATCCGGTCGCTGCGCGAGGACTTCGTCGTCTCGCCCCGGACGGGCGGGTACGCGCTGCTCGTCGTCCTGTTCGCCGTCGTGGTCGCGCTGACGGCCGCGGGAACGTACCAGCACGTCGCCTTCGAGCAGGACGTCAACCAGGAGGTCCAGGCCACCATGGACGACCCGGCGTACAGCTCGCTGGACCTGGGCACCGTCCAGACCGACTACAACCACATGAACGTCCTCTCGAGCGACATCTCGGTGACGGTGACGGTGACCCGGTCGACCGACGCCGCCTACGAGGACCTCGACGAGACGCTCCAGACGCGGATCAGCGAGGCGACCGGTCGCCCCGTGACGGTGAACGTCCAGTTCCAGGACGTCGAGCGCGCCGAGCCCGACCCGAGCGAGACGCGGTCCTCGAGTCTGGTCGCCCGGCTGTTCGACCGGCTCGGCGCGTTCGGCCAGCGGGTCACTCGCGAAGTCGGCGCCAGTAGCGTCTAG
- a CDS encoding protein-L-isoaspartate O-methyltransferase family protein, which produces MDPAVLRDDMVDSLEHEAKAVVRSEDVSVAMREVPREPFVEDDSVAYADRSFERLGTRVLSPSAAGRLLEALRVEPGDDVLVVGAGVGYTAAVIAEIAGEANVHAVDITRRLVYEARSNLAEAGYPGVLVDCRDGAQGLPDYAPYDRILVEAAAVDPPRPLLEQLADGGRLVMPVGTGGQELVAIEDGETVAEYGTVVYHPMLVEGEQADTIERNRTHREDREHARRAAERRKGWEQQWIDWDDRL; this is translated from the coding sequence ATGGACCCCGCGGTACTGCGCGACGACATGGTCGACAGCCTCGAACACGAGGCCAAGGCCGTCGTCCGCTCCGAGGACGTCAGCGTCGCGATGCGGGAGGTGCCGCGCGAGCCGTTCGTGGAGGACGACTCGGTCGCCTATGCCGACCGCTCCTTCGAGCGCCTCGGCACGCGCGTCCTCTCGCCGAGCGCCGCCGGCCGGCTGCTGGAGGCCCTCCGGGTCGAACCGGGCGACGACGTGCTCGTGGTCGGCGCCGGCGTCGGCTACACCGCCGCCGTCATCGCCGAGATCGCCGGCGAGGCGAACGTCCACGCCGTCGATATCACCCGCCGTCTCGTCTACGAGGCGCGCTCGAACCTCGCGGAGGCCGGCTACCCCGGCGTCCTCGTCGACTGCCGCGACGGCGCCCAGGGGCTGCCCGATTACGCACCCTACGACCGCATCCTCGTGGAGGCCGCCGCCGTCGATCCCCCGCGGCCGCTGCTCGAGCAGCTGGCGGACGGCGGCCGGCTCGTCATGCCCGTCGGCACGGGCGGCCAGGAGCTCGTCGCCATCGAGGACGGCGAGACCGTCGCCGAGTACGGCACCGTCGTCTACCACCCGATGCTCGTCGAAGGCGAGCAGGCCGACACTATCGAGCGCAACCGCACCCACCGCGAGGACCGCGAGCACGCCCGCCGCGCCGCGGAGCGTCGCAAGGGCTGGGAGCAGCAGTGGATCGACTGGGACGACCGACTGTAG
- a CDS encoding fluoride efflux transporter FluC, giving the protein MSALAVGVGGSAGALARYAVGDWVERRALDTLAVNVMGSFLLGVVLGTGVGGSAFLAAAVGFCGAFTTFSSFAVETVRLAEDGETVVAVGNALGTLALALVAVIVGSAFGGLL; this is encoded by the coding sequence ATGAGTGCGCTGGCTGTCGGCGTCGGCGGCTCGGCGGGGGCGCTCGCACGGTACGCCGTCGGCGACTGGGTCGAACGCCGGGCGCTCGACACGCTGGCGGTCAACGTCATGGGGAGCTTCCTGCTCGGGGTCGTCCTCGGTACCGGGGTCGGCGGCTCCGCGTTCCTCGCCGCCGCCGTCGGGTTCTGCGGCGCGTTCACCACGTTCTCCTCGTTCGCGGTGGAGACAGTGCGGCTGGCCGAGGATGGCGAGACCGTTGTGGCTGTCGGCAACGCCCTGGGGACGCTCGCCCTCGCGCTCGTCGCCGTGATCGTCGGGTCCGCTTTCGGCGGCCTGCTCTAA
- a CDS encoding heavy-metal-associated domain-containing protein, with the protein MAESRETFTIRGIDDDHEKEDIKDTLNHLDGVMETDVDDSGEASVRYDEDIIGGEEVEHRVQKMGYDTE; encoded by the coding sequence ATGGCCGAGAGTAGGGAGACGTTCACGATCCGAGGTATCGACGACGACCACGAGAAGGAGGACATCAAGGACACGCTCAACCACCTCGACGGCGTCATGGAGACCGACGTCGACGACTCCGGGGAGGCGTCGGTCCGCTACGACGAGGACATCATCGGCGGCGAGGAGGTCGAACACCGGGTCCAGAAGATGGGCTACGACACGGAGTAG
- a CDS encoding aminopeptidase, which yields MSDSDVLEIQDSDAVAAAAETAVQQCLDVQAGETCVVVTDDKRRPIGEALYEAALEATEDAVVVRYPPGPQHGAEPPAPVAAALASADAFLAPTTKSLSHTRARSDATDQGARGATLPGITEEVFTTGLDADYEAIAAECESMLEEVVGAHEIRVRSPQGTDITFELGDRVWQDDTGIVHEDGAFSNLPAGEVFVSPESADGTYVVDGTIRPHGLLDDGQTVAFEVEDGYVTDIGDDAIRADVEEAADQVGQNAYNLAELGIGTNIGVTELVGSVLLDEKAGGTVHIALGDDAGIGGDNDAPIHLDGILREPSVFVDGEEIDLPTVR from the coding sequence ATGAGCGACTCCGACGTACTCGAGATACAGGACTCCGACGCCGTCGCCGCCGCGGCCGAGACGGCCGTCCAGCAGTGTCTGGACGTACAGGCGGGCGAGACCTGCGTGGTCGTCACGGACGACAAGCGCCGCCCCATCGGCGAGGCGCTGTACGAGGCCGCCCTCGAGGCCACCGAGGACGCGGTCGTCGTCCGCTACCCGCCGGGGCCCCAGCACGGCGCCGAACCGCCCGCGCCGGTCGCCGCCGCGCTGGCGTCGGCCGACGCCTTCCTCGCGCCGACGACGAAGAGCCTGAGCCACACCCGCGCCCGCTCGGACGCCACGGACCAGGGTGCCCGCGGCGCCACCCTCCCCGGCATCACCGAGGAGGTGTTCACCACCGGGCTCGACGCCGACTACGAGGCCATCGCCGCGGAGTGCGAGTCGATGCTCGAGGAGGTCGTCGGTGCCCACGAGATCCGCGTCCGGTCGCCGCAGGGGACCGACATCACCTTCGAGCTGGGCGACCGCGTCTGGCAGGACGACACCGGCATCGTCCACGAGGACGGCGCGTTCTCGAACCTGCCCGCGGGCGAGGTGTTCGTCAGCCCCGAGTCCGCCGACGGCACCTACGTCGTCGACGGGACCATCCGCCCGCACGGCCTGCTCGACGACGGCCAGACGGTCGCCTTCGAGGTCGAGGACGGCTACGTCACCGACATCGGCGATGACGCCATCCGCGCGGACGTCGAGGAGGCCGCCGACCAGGTCGGGCAGAACGCCTACAACCTGGCGGAGCTCGGCATCGGGACCAACATCGGCGTCACGGAGCTCGTCGGCAGCGTCCTGCTGGACGAGAAGGCCGGCGGCACCGTCCACATCGCGCTCGGCGACGACGCCGGCATCGGCGGCGACAACGACGCGCCCATCCACCTCGACGGCATCCTCCGGGAGCCCTCCGTCTTCGTAGACGGGGAGGAGATCGACCTGCCGACCGTCCGATGA
- a CDS encoding fluoride efflux transporter FluC: MERRAAALVAAGGFAGALSRHAVAVALPGGFPWGTLAANVAGAFVLGLVVYGTAEHGRISAAARRFVATGFLSSFTTYSTFAAETSALDPRLAALNVAANYGLGLLAVLLARGVIRWR; the protein is encoded by the coding sequence ATGGAACGGCGGGCGGCGGCGCTGGTCGCGGCCGGCGGCTTCGCGGGCGCGCTGAGTCGCCACGCCGTCGCCGTCGCGCTCCCCGGGGGCTTCCCCTGGGGGACGCTGGCGGCGAACGTCGCCGGCGCGTTCGTCCTCGGGCTGGTGGTGTACGGGACCGCCGAGCATGGCCGCATCTCGGCCGCCGCTCGGCGGTTCGTCGCGACGGGCTTCCTCTCGTCGTTCACGACCTACAGCACGTTCGCCGCCGAGACGAGCGCGCTCGACCCGCGGCTGGCGGCCCTCAACGTCGCCGCCAACTACGGCCTGGGGCTGCTGGCGGTGCTGCTCGCCCGTGGGGTGATCCGGTGGCGCTGA